The following are encoded together in the Clostridium sp. BJN0013 genome:
- a CDS encoding MTH1187 family thiamine-binding protein yields MALANVSIQVLPVVDEINLYKVVDKVIEYIDSCGVKYEVGPMETTMEGELSELLKIVEAAQEICIKWGASRVVSMIKIDYKPKGVTMEEKIKKYR; encoded by the coding sequence ATGGCGTTAGCAAATGTTAGTATACAGGTCTTGCCTGTAGTTGATGAGATAAATTTATATAAAGTGGTGGATAAGGTCATAGAATATATAGACTCTTGTGGAGTTAAGTATGAAGTAGGACCTATGGAAACTACAATGGAAGGTGAGTTAAGTGAGCTTTTAAAAATAGTAGAAGCCGCACAGGAAATATGCATAAAATGGGGTGCGTCTAGGGTGGTATCCATGATAAAAATAGATTATAAACCAAAAGGAGTTACTATGGAAGAAAAAATTAAAAAATATAGATAA
- the tsaD gene encoding tRNA (adenosine(37)-N6)-threonylcarbamoyltransferase complex transferase subunit TsaD, whose translation MDKDLKILAIESSCDETSAAVVVNGRSVLSNIISSQIDIHKKFGGVVPEVASRKHIEVISVVVEQALEEAKVTFKDIDAIGVTYGPGLVGALLVGLQYAKALAYALNKPLIGVNHIEGHISANFIQYKNLKPPFVCLVVSGGHTYLVYMKDYGKFEVLGQTRDDAAGEAYDKIARAIGLGYPGGPKVDKIAREGNPDAIKFPRANFHDNKSLDFSFSGLKSSVLNYLNQKSMKKEDVNKADIAASFQKAVVSFLVDNSLRACKLKNVNKIAIAGGVASNTCLRDTFKSQGSKNKIDVLFPEPMLCTDNAAMIGSAAYFEYMRGNTSSLNLNAIPNLKIGER comes from the coding sequence ATGGATAAAGATTTAAAAATACTTGCCATTGAAAGCAGCTGCGATGAAACTTCTGCAGCTGTAGTAGTTAATGGGAGAAGTGTATTGTCTAATATAATATCTTCCCAGATAGATATTCATAAAAAATTTGGAGGAGTAGTACCGGAGGTAGCCTCCAGAAAACATATAGAGGTTATAAGTGTAGTAGTAGAACAGGCTTTAGAAGAAGCTAAAGTAACATTTAAAGATATAGATGCTATAGGAGTTACTTATGGTCCTGGACTTGTAGGGGCACTTCTTGTAGGACTTCAATATGCAAAAGCATTGGCCTATGCTTTAAATAAACCTTTAATAGGGGTAAATCATATAGAGGGCCATATAAGTGCAAATTTTATACAATATAAAAATTTAAAACCTCCTTTTGTATGTCTGGTAGTATCTGGAGGCCATACCTATTTGGTGTATATGAAAGATTATGGGAAATTTGAGGTGCTAGGTCAAACCAGAGATGATGCTGCAGGAGAGGCATACGATAAAATTGCAAGAGCTATTGGCCTTGGATATCCAGGAGGACCTAAGGTTGATAAAATAGCGAGAGAAGGAAACCCAGATGCCATTAAATTTCCAAGAGCGAATTTTCATGATAATAAATCTCTGGATTTCTCCTTTAGTGGCTTAAAATCTTCAGTACTTAATTATTTAAATCAAAAAAGTATGAAAAAAGAAGATGTAAATAAGGCAGATATAGCTGCTTCTTTTCAAAAAGCTGTAGTTAGTTTTTTGGTAGATAATTCATTGAGGGCATGCAAATTAAAAAATGTCAATAAAATAGCCATAGCAGGTGGTGTAGCTTCCAATACTTGTCTTAGAGATACATTTAAAAGCCAGGGAAGTAAAAATAAAATAGATGTTTTATTCCCTGAACCCATGCTTTGTACGGATAATGCAGCTATGATAGGTAGTGCTGCTTATTTTGAATACATGAGGGGAAATACAAGTTCTTTAAATTTAAATGCAATTCCAAATTTAAAGATAGGAGAAAGATAA
- a CDS encoding RusA family crossover junction endodeoxyribonuclease → MNKPYAKIIINGSPISKSNFKLFNMQGRAILPYNSGKYHDRYALYEEQIAYECRNQNPGLIISESLIALLKVYYKSKKRHPDTNNITKSIFDGIEKSGLIVNDAQIRKIIIEEFYDKNNPRFELELFGESLYNVEYKISENPVIKEPINYSPPPNKKNKLKKAEKILNYSEEYIKCHCEICGKKVSKDNIISGNRGKTILCKNCFNKLFK, encoded by the coding sequence ATGAATAAACCCTATGCAAAAATAATTATTAATGGTTCCCCTATATCAAAATCAAATTTTAAATTATTCAACATGCAGGGTAGAGCTATATTACCTTACAATTCAGGCAAATATCATGATAGATATGCCTTATACGAAGAACAGATAGCTTATGAATGTCGAAATCAAAATCCCGGACTAATTATATCTGAATCCTTGATAGCCTTATTGAAGGTATACTATAAAAGTAAAAAAAGACATCCTGATACAAATAATATAACCAAAAGTATATTTGATGGAATTGAAAAAAGTGGATTAATAGTAAATGATGCTCAAATACGAAAAATAATTATAGAAGAATTTTATGATAAGAATAATCCTAGATTTGAATTAGAACTATTTGGAGAAAGTTTATATAATGTAGAATATAAAATTTCAGAAAATCCTGTAATAAAAGAACCTATAAATTATTCACCTCCACCTAATAAAAAAAATAAACTTAAAAAAGCAGAAAAAATATTAAACTATAGTGAAGAATACATAAAATGTCACTGTGAAATCTGTGGAAAAAAGGTATCTAAGGATAATATAATATCTGGAAACAGAGGTAAAACCATACTTTGTAAAAATTGCTTTAATAAATTATTTAAATGA
- a CDS encoding insulinase family protein, which produces MDLGKIYNGFKLLEKKNIEEINSIGMLFEHEKSGARLFFLKNEDDNKVFSISFRTPPDDSTGVPHILEHSVLCGSRKFPVKEPFVELVKGSLNTFLNAMTFPDKTMYPVASVNNKDFLNLMDVYLDATFYPNIYKYPEIMMQEGWHYELDDKDKEITYKGVVYNEMKGAFSSPESILFRKISESLYPDTQYGVESGGDPDVIPELTQQQFLAFHSKYYHPSNSYIYLYGDMDILEKLEFIDREYLSNFNKRQIDSTILEQAPFDSQKEMIIKYPISSGEKEEDKTFLSMNYSVGKVIDNELYLAFDILEHLLLETPSSPLKKALIDANIGKDVFGIFEASMLQPIFSIIVKNSNEDKKNSFKELVKKTLIDIVNKGIDRKLIESSINIKEFQLREADYKGYPKGLIYGMKCMDSWLYDGEPWMHLSYESVLNKIKSQVDNNYFENIIDKYILKNNHSSILIVKPEKGLTEKREVELKKKLKDFKESISDNDIDNIIKDTLKLKERQNIRDSKEDLMKIPLLSISDIDPKPKKLELVEKNKDKVKILFYPIFTNSIYYVNLYFDTQGIKEELIPYISLLSTVLGKVSTKNYDYEDLTKEINIYTGGIGYSPQIFGENKSNKEFYPKFIVKSKVLTNNLEKLILLLKDIINYTKFDEKKRLKEIIQETKSRMEMTMFQRGHIVVANHVCSYFSPMSRYEDILGGLEFYNFVCQLEKNFEDKVEDISKKLKEVSSEIFNKKNLIINLTCEEKDYSIFENKVSDLISELKDEEVTKVKYKFDLEAKNEGLMTSSKVQYIAKAYNYMELGYPYTGKLLVLKAIANYEYLWNQIRVQGGAYGSFASFQKNGNAFFTSYRDPNLKRTVEVYNNAAEYFKNFRADSRQMTKYIIGTISDLDFPLSPSMKGERATEYKIKHITYEDLQKEREEILNTKEEDIVAFADLISHIMSKDNICVMGNEEKIRENKDIFKNLVSLFE; this is translated from the coding sequence ATGGATTTAGGAAAAATATATAATGGTTTTAAACTATTAGAGAAAAAAAATATAGAAGAAATAAACTCCATAGGAATGCTTTTTGAACATGAGAAAAGTGGCGCAAGGTTATTTTTTTTAAAAAATGAGGATGACAATAAAGTATTTTCCATAAGCTTTAGAACTCCTCCAGATGATAGTACAGGAGTACCTCATATACTTGAACATTCTGTGCTGTGCGGTTCTAGAAAATTTCCAGTAAAAGAACCTTTTGTAGAATTGGTAAAAGGTTCTCTAAATACTTTTTTAAATGCAATGACCTTTCCAGATAAAACTATGTATCCTGTAGCCAGTGTAAATAATAAAGATTTCTTAAATCTTATGGACGTATACTTAGATGCAACTTTTTATCCTAATATATATAAATATCCGGAAATTATGATGCAGGAAGGATGGCATTATGAATTGGATGATAAAGACAAGGAAATAACTTATAAAGGGGTAGTCTATAATGAGATGAAGGGAGCTTTTTCATCTCCGGAATCTATATTGTTTAGAAAGATATCAGAATCATTATATCCAGACACCCAGTATGGAGTAGAATCAGGGGGAGATCCGGATGTAATACCAGAATTAACTCAACAACAGTTTTTGGCTTTCCACAGTAAATATTACCATCCTTCTAATAGTTATATATATTTATATGGGGATATGGATATATTGGAAAAGTTAGAATTCATAGATAGAGAGTATTTAAGTAATTTTAACAAAAGACAAATAGATTCTACTATATTAGAACAGGCTCCTTTTGATTCCCAGAAGGAAATGATAATAAAATATCCTATTTCAAGTGGGGAAAAAGAAGAAGATAAAACTTTTCTGAGTATGAATTATTCAGTGGGAAAAGTTATAGATAATGAATTATATCTAGCTTTCGATATACTTGAACATTTACTTTTAGAAACCCCTTCTTCTCCTCTTAAAAAAGCTTTAATTGATGCTAATATAGGAAAAGATGTATTTGGGATATTTGAAGCTAGTATGCTTCAACCTATATTCAGCATAATAGTTAAAAATTCCAATGAAGATAAAAAGAATAGCTTTAAAGAATTGGTAAAAAAAACTTTAATAGATATTGTGAATAAAGGTATAGATAGAAAATTAATAGAATCTTCCATAAATATAAAGGAATTTCAGCTTAGGGAGGCAGATTATAAAGGATATCCTAAGGGATTAATATATGGAATGAAGTGTATGGATAGTTGGCTGTATGATGGAGAACCTTGGATGCATCTCTCCTATGAATCAGTATTAAATAAAATAAAATCACAGGTGGATAATAATTATTTTGAAAATATTATAGATAAATATATTTTAAAAAATAATCACAGTTCCATATTAATAGTTAAGCCAGAAAAAGGATTGACAGAGAAAAGGGAAGTAGAATTAAAAAAGAAGTTGAAGGATTTTAAGGAGAGCATTTCAGATAATGATATAGATAATATAATTAAAGATACTTTAAAATTAAAAGAAAGGCAAAATATCAGAGACAGTAAAGAAGACTTAATGAAAATACCCCTTTTGTCTATATCAGATATAGATCCGAAACCTAAAAAATTGGAACTTGTAGAGAAAAATAAAGATAAAGTAAAAATATTGTTTTACCCCATCTTTACCAATAGCATATATTATGTAAATCTATATTTTGATACGCAGGGAATAAAAGAAGAGTTAATTCCTTATATATCACTTTTAAGTACAGTACTTGGAAAGGTCAGTACAAAAAATTATGATTATGAGGATTTGACAAAAGAAATAAATATATATACAGGAGGTATAGGTTATTCACCACAGATATTTGGAGAAAATAAAAGCAATAAAGAATTTTATCCTAAGTTTATAGTGAAATCGAAGGTTTTGACCAATAACCTAGAAAAATTAATCTTACTATTAAAAGATATAATAAATTATACTAAATTTGATGAGAAAAAAAGATTGAAGGAAATAATCCAAGAAACCAAATCCAGAATGGAAATGACTATGTTTCAAAGGGGTCATATAGTGGTTGCAAACCATGTTTGTTCCTATTTTTCACCTATGAGTAGATATGAAGACATATTAGGTGGACTAGAGTTTTATAATTTTGTATGCCAGTTAGAAAAGAATTTTGAAGATAAAGTAGAGGATATAAGTAAAAAATTAAAAGAAGTTTCTAGTGAAATATTTAATAAGAAAAATTTAATTATAAATCTGACCTGTGAAGAGAAAGATTATAGCATTTTTGAGAATAAGGTAAGTGATTTAATTTCTGAATTAAAAGATGAAGAAGTAACTAAGGTAAAATACAAATTTGACTTAGAGGCTAAAAATGAAGGACTTATGACTTCTTCAAAAGTTCAATATATAGCTAAAGCTTATAATTATATGGAACTTGGCTATCCTTACACTGGAAAGCTTTTAGTTTTAAAGGCCATAGCTAATTATGAATACCTATGGAATCAAATAAGAGTTCAGGGAGGAGCTTATGGAAGCTTTGCTTCTTTCCAAAAAAATGGTAATGCATTTTTTACCTCCTATAGGGATCCTAATTTAAAACGTACTGTTGAAGTTTATAATAATGCAGCAGAATATTTTAAAAATTTCAGGGCAGATAGCAGACAAATGACTAAATATATAATAGGAACCATATCTGATTTAGACTTTCCACTATCACCTTCCATGAAGGGGGAACGTGCTACAGAATATAAGATAAAGCATATAACCTATGAGGATTTACAAAAGGAAAGAGAAGAAATATTGAATACTAAAGAAGAAGATATAGTTGCTTTTGCAGATTTGATTTCTCATATTATGAGTAAAGATAATATATGTGTTATGGGAAATGAAGAGAAGATAAGAGAGAATAAAGACATATTCAAAAATTTAGTAAGCTTATTTGAGTAA
- a CDS encoding pyruvate carboxylase — protein MVDLVNKFKRVLVANRGEIAIRIFRACEELGITTVAIYSKEDKRALFRTKADESYLLSSDKGPIEAYLDIDEIINIALKKKIDAIHPGYGFLAENPELAKKCEQAGIEFIGPTSSMMEMLGDKIKSKIVAKKADVPTIPGIQEPIRTEEQALEFARYCGYPVMVKAAAGGGGRGMRIVREEKDLLESYNSAKSESKKAFGSEDIFIEKYIESPKHIEVQILGDKHGNVVHLYERDCSIQRRHQKVIEFTPSIALSDEKRKEICEDALKIARSVGYRSAGTLEFLVDKHGNHYFIEMNTRIQVEHTVTEMVTGIDLVQGQILVAEGYELGSKEIGIKSQDDIKLNGYAIQCRITTEDPLNNFAPDTGRIDMYRTGSGFGIRLDGGNGFTGAVISPYYDSLLVKNISWARTFEDAIRKSIRSIKETIISGVKTNSDFLINVLKHERFIKGECDTNFIADTPELFNITPKLDPEFSIMKYIGEKVVNETRGKKPSFNVPVVPKVDENLKLSGTKQILDEQGPEGLVNWIKSQKKLLITDTTMRDAHQSLMATRVRTRDMLKIADAQSVLAKDLFSMEMWGGATFDVAYRFLKECPWERVEKLREKIPNILFQMLLRGANAVGYKNYPDNVIRDYITESAKCGIDVFRIFDSLNWLKGMEVAIDQVLKEGKIAEACMCYTGDILDSSRGKYTLKYYVNLAKEIEKTGTHILGIKDMSALLKPYAAYELIKALKDEISIPIHLHTHDTTGNGVATVLMAAQAGVDVVDLAFNSMSGLTSQPALNSVVAALQNTERDTGFNLDDLQKIANYWEDVRPVYSQFESGLKSSTAEIYKYEIPGGQYSNLKPQVESFGLGDRFEDIKEMYKKVNTLVGDIVKVTPSSKMVGDLAIFMVQNNLDENNIYEKGKNLNFPDSTVSYFQGMMGQPMGGLPEKLQKLVLKGEKPLDGRPGEFLPPEDFEKIEKYLTKKFKRKFNKQELLSYALYSDVFENYLKFIDEYGDLSRMDSDVFFYGLTEGEMCEVEIGDGKSLFMQLLDITKVNAEGCRFLVFEVNGNKRDIQIKDKLAFAGGSAVQQSEAVMADKDNEKEIGASIPGSVIKVLVKAGDEIEEGQTLIVIEAMKMETNVTANVSGVVEGVFVKEGQRVKTGELLVKLK, from the coding sequence ATGGTTGATTTGGTAAATAAATTTAAAAGAGTTCTAGTAGCTAATAGAGGAGAAATCGCCATAAGAATATTTAGGGCATGTGAAGAATTAGGAATAACTACCGTTGCTATATATTCAAAGGAAGATAAAAGAGCCCTCTTTAGAACTAAAGCGGATGAATCCTATCTATTAAGTAGCGATAAAGGGCCTATTGAGGCATATTTAGATATTGATGAAATAATAAATATAGCTTTAAAGAAAAAAATCGACGCAATACATCCAGGCTATGGATTCCTGGCAGAAAATCCTGAGTTGGCAAAAAAATGTGAACAAGCAGGTATTGAATTTATAGGACCTACTTCATCTATGATGGAAATGCTTGGAGATAAAATAAAATCCAAAATTGTTGCTAAAAAGGCAGATGTTCCTACAATACCGGGTATACAGGAGCCTATAAGAACAGAAGAACAGGCTTTGGAATTTGCAAGGTATTGCGGATATCCTGTTATGGTTAAAGCAGCTGCTGGCGGTGGCGGCAGAGGGATGAGAATAGTAAGGGAAGAAAAGGATCTTTTAGAATCCTACAATAGTGCTAAAAGTGAATCTAAAAAAGCTTTTGGATCAGAAGATATATTTATTGAAAAATATATTGAAAGTCCAAAGCATATAGAAGTTCAGATTCTTGGAGACAAACATGGAAATGTAGTTCATTTATATGAAAGAGATTGCTCTATACAAAGAAGGCATCAGAAAGTAATAGAATTTACACCATCTATAGCATTATCAGACGAAAAAAGAAAAGAGATATGTGAAGATGCATTAAAAATTGCAAGAAGTGTAGGGTATAGAAGTGCGGGCACTTTGGAATTTTTAGTAGATAAACATGGAAATCACTATTTTATAGAGATGAATACCAGAATTCAGGTAGAACATACAGTAACTGAAATGGTTACAGGAATAGATTTAGTTCAAGGTCAAATACTTGTTGCTGAGGGGTATGAGCTTGGTTCTAAAGAAATAGGAATAAAATCTCAAGATGACATAAAGCTGAATGGATATGCTATACAGTGCAGAATTACTACAGAAGATCCATTAAATAATTTTGCTCCAGACACTGGAAGAATTGATATGTATAGGACCGGTTCTGGTTTTGGTATAAGACTTGACGGAGGTAACGGATTTACGGGAGCCGTCATAAGTCCTTATTATGACAGTTTACTAGTAAAAAATATATCTTGGGCAAGAACCTTTGAAGATGCCATAAGAAAGTCAATACGTTCTATAAAGGAGACCATTATATCTGGAGTAAAAACTAACAGTGATTTCCTAATTAATGTTTTAAAACATGAAAGATTTATTAAAGGAGAATGTGATACTAACTTTATTGCAGATACTCCAGAGCTGTTTAATATAACTCCAAAACTTGATCCAGAGTTTAGTATAATGAAATATATAGGGGAAAAGGTAGTAAATGAGACTCGTGGGAAAAAACCATCCTTTAATGTGCCGGTAGTTCCTAAGGTAGATGAAAATCTAAAGTTAAGCGGTACAAAACAGATATTGGATGAACAAGGACCAGAAGGTCTGGTTAACTGGATAAAATCCCAAAAGAAGCTTTTGATTACAGATACTACTATGAGGGATGCCCACCAATCTCTTATGGCAACTAGGGTTAGAACTAGAGATATGCTTAAAATAGCAGATGCTCAATCAGTTTTGGCTAAGGATTTATTTTCTATGGAAATGTGGGGTGGAGCAACTTTTGATGTAGCATATAGATTCCTAAAAGAATGTCCTTGGGAAAGGGTTGAAAAATTAAGAGAAAAAATACCTAATATACTGTTCCAAATGCTTTTAAGAGGAGCTAATGCAGTAGGGTATAAGAATTATCCAGACAATGTTATAAGAGATTATATAACAGAATCTGCAAAATGCGGTATTGATGTATTTAGAATATTTGACTCATTAAACTGGTTAAAGGGAATGGAAGTTGCTATAGATCAGGTATTGAAGGAAGGTAAGATAGCAGAAGCGTGTATGTGCTATACAGGAGATATACTTGATAGCAGCAGAGGTAAATATACTTTAAAATATTATGTAAACTTAGCCAAGGAAATAGAAAAGACTGGAACTCATATTTTAGGTATAAAGGATATGTCTGCATTATTGAAACCTTATGCAGCATATGAGCTTATAAAGGCACTTAAAGATGAGATATCCATACCAATACATCTTCATACTCATGATACTACGGGCAATGGAGTAGCTACTGTGCTTATGGCAGCTCAGGCAGGGGTAGATGTAGTGGATCTGGCATTTAACAGTATGTCAGGACTTACAAGTCAGCCTGCATTAAATTCTGTAGTAGCGGCACTACAAAATACAGAAAGAGATACTGGATTTAACCTAGATGATCTTCAGAAAATAGCCAATTATTGGGAAGATGTAAGACCTGTATACAGTCAGTTTGAGTCAGGACTTAAATCAAGTACTGCAGAAATATATAAATATGAAATTCCAGGAGGACAATATTCTAACTTAAAACCTCAGGTTGAAAGTTTTGGATTGGGAGATAGATTTGAAGATATAAAAGAAATGTACAAAAAGGTAAATACTTTGGTAGGAGATATAGTTAAGGTTACTCCTTCTTCTAAAATGGTAGGAGATTTAGCTATATTCATGGTGCAAAATAACTTAGATGAAAATAATATATATGAAAAAGGAAAGAATTTGAATTTCCCTGATTCTACGGTATCATATTTTCAGGGTATGATGGGTCAACCTATGGGAGGACTACCTGAGAAATTACAAAAATTGGTATTAAAAGGGGAAAAACCTTTAGATGGAAGACCAGGAGAATTTCTTCCACCAGAAGATTTTGAAAAAATAGAGAAATATCTAACTAAAAAGTTTAAGAGGAAGTTTAATAAACAGGAACTTTTAAGTTATGCTCTCTATTCTGATGTATTTGAAAATTATTTGAAATTTATAGATGAATACGGAGATCTTAGCCGTATGGACAGTGATGTATTCTTCTACGGGCTTACAGAAGGAGAAATGTGTGAAGTTGAAATAGGCGATGGAAAGAGTTTGTTTATGCAGCTTCTTGACATTACTAAAGTTAATGCTGAAGGATGTAGGTTCCTGGTATTTGAAGTTAATGGAAACAAGAGAGATATACAAATAAAGGATAAATTAGCTTTTGCAGGAGGTTCTGCAGTTCAGCAAAGTGAAGCAGTTATGGCTGATAAGGACAATGAAAAAGAGATAGGAGCAAGTATACCAGGAAGTGTTATCAAGGTACTTGTAAAAGCAGGAGATGAAATTGAAGAAGGACAGACTTTAATTGTCATAGAGGCAATGAAAATGGAAACTAACGTTACTGCTAATGTTTCAGGTGTTGTTGAGGGAGTTTTTGTAAAAGAGGGTCAGAGGGTTAAAACTGGTGAACTTTTAGTTAAGTTAAAGTAA
- a CDS encoding two-component system response regulator, which yields MRKILLVNDCKLESIIMKDKLINIGYQVEISNEYGAFSRINKFNPEVVIVNFVMKEITGDKLIEKIKIKMPNIVCILSSCDKINSEDFKEKGVDEIINTPIEEKELSILVDKAISKYQIKNKYDESENNGIEHEKNDNIEHNNVGSILKKAILFCPYCRGELNNVNNSFTFCPYCGEKL from the coding sequence ATGAGGAAAATATTATTAGTAAACGATTGTAAGCTTGAAAGTATTATTATGAAAGATAAATTGATAAATATAGGCTATCAGGTAGAAATTTCCAATGAATATGGTGCCTTTTCGAGAATTAATAAGTTTAATCCAGAAGTTGTTATAGTAAATTTTGTAATGAAGGAAATTACTGGAGATAAGCTTATAGAAAAAATAAAGATTAAAATGCCTAATATTGTTTGTATACTTTCATCCTGTGATAAGATAAATTCAGAAGATTTTAAAGAAAAAGGCGTAGATGAGATTATAAATACACCTATAGAAGAAAAGGAACTTTCTATATTGGTAGATAAAGCTATATCAAAATATCAGATCAAAAATAAATATGATGAGTCTGAAAATAATGGGATTGAACATGAAAAAAATGATAATATTGAACATAACAATGTAGGCTCTATACTCAAAAAAGCAATTTTGTTTTGTCCATACTGTAGGGGGGAATTAAATAATGTAAATAATTCTTTTACATTTTGTCCATACTGTGGTGAAAAACTATAA
- a CDS encoding DUF1836 domain-containing protein, with amino-acid sequence MDKNALEKLIQEFGDFTQLKLENIPDIDLYMDQVTTLIEEKLGYLKRKEGESTLTKTMINNYTKSGILMPPKKKKYSKQHIILIVLTYYLKQILSIGDIQKLFSPIVTSIMKGKDCREELNGIYKSFLKVEESEIKNFIKDFEHKIGTENILKIEGNNEKLSMENKTQLKEEQDIIDLILIVIMLIVKANMEKRMAEKIIDNFFTE; translated from the coding sequence ATGGACAAAAATGCATTGGAAAAATTAATACAGGAGTTTGGAGATTTTACACAGTTAAAGCTTGAAAATATACCAGACATAGATTTATACATGGATCAGGTTACTACTCTTATTGAAGAAAAATTAGGATATTTAAAAAGAAAAGAAGGAGAAAGTACTCTTACTAAGACTATGATAAATAATTATACTAAATCAGGAATACTTATGCCTCCTAAAAAGAAAAAGTATTCTAAACAACATATTATATTGATAGTTTTGACATACTATTTAAAGCAAATTCTATCTATAGGTGATATACAAAAACTATTTTCTCCTATAGTAACATCTATAATGAAAGGAAAAGATTGCAGGGAAGAATTAAATGGTATCTATAAAAGTTTTCTGAAAGTAGAGGAAAGTGAAATAAAAAATTTTATAAAGGATTTTGAACATAAGATTGGAACTGAAAATATTCTGAAAATTGAAGGAAATAATGAAAAATTAAGTATGGAGAATAAGACCCAATTAAAAGAAGAGCAGGATATAATTGATCTCATATTAATTGTAATTATGTTAATTGTAAAAGCTAATATGGAAAAGAGAATGGCTGAAAAGATAATTGATAATTTTTTTACAGAATAA
- a CDS encoding patatin family protein: protein MENIGLVLEGGGMRGLYTTGVLDFFMEKNLYFPYVIGVSMGACNGLSYISKQKGRNKNININYVNDPRYLSYKNLILKRSLFGADFIFNELPNKLEIFDIDTFTKAKEKFVVAVTDCDKGEPIYFEKSECKNKEVYDVVKASSSLPFMAPVVKFRGLNLLDGGVADPIPIKKSIKDGNNKNVIILTRNKGYVKKPFKMKFLTRRIYSEYKGLTNAILYRYKKYNSTLAYIEKLEREGKAFVMRPRENLKVKRIEKDKNKLIELYNQGYKEASQCYDKLKEWIKQSK from the coding sequence ATGGAAAATATAGGTTTAGTTTTAGAAGGAGGAGGTATGCGAGGTTTATATACTACAGGGGTATTGGATTTTTTCATGGAAAAAAATTTGTATTTTCCGTATGTTATAGGTGTATCTATGGGAGCTTGTAATGGATTGTCATATATATCCAAACAGAAAGGTAGAAATAAAAATATAAATATTAATTATGTGAATGATCCAAGATATTTAAGCTATAAAAATCTAATATTAAAAAGGAGTTTATTTGGAGCAGATTTTATATTTAATGAATTGCCCAATAAATTGGAAATATTCGATATAGATACTTTTACTAAAGCAAAAGAGAAATTTGTAGTCGCTGTTACAGATTGTGATAAAGGTGAACCTATATATTTTGAAAAAAGTGAGTGTAAAAATAAAGAGGTATACGATGTGGTGAAGGCTTCAAGTAGTTTGCCTTTTATGGCACCTGTTGTAAAATTTAGGGGATTAAACCTATTAGATGGAGGAGTGGCAGATCCCATACCTATAAAAAAATCTATAAAAGATGGAAATAATAAAAATGTGATTATTTTAACCAGAAATAAAGGTTATGTGAAAAAACCCTTTAAAATGAAATTTTTGACGCGAAGGATATATTCAGAGTATAAAGGTTTAACAAATGCTATACTTTATAGATATAAAAAATATAATAGTACTTTGGCCTATATAGAGAAACTGGAAAGAGAAGGTAAAGCTTTTGTCATGAGACCCAGGGAGAATTTAAAAGTTAAAAGAATAGAAAAAGATAAAAATAAACTTATAGAATTATATAATCAGGGGTATAAAGAAGCATCACAGTGTTATGATAAATTAAAGGAATGGATTAAACAATCAAAATAA